A single window of Nasonia vitripennis strain AsymCx chromosome 4, Nvit_psr_1.1, whole genome shotgun sequence DNA harbors:
- the LOC116417411 gene encoding potassium voltage-gated channel protein eag isoform X11 yields the protein MPGGRRGLVAPQNTFLENIIRRSSSQPDSSFLLANAQIVDFPIVYCNESFCKISGYNRAEVMQKSCRCSFMYGELTDKETITRIEECLEGQICDQFEILLYKKNSTPRETPLWLLLQIAPIKNERDLVVLFLLTFRDITALKQPIETDDTKGGLSKFAKLARSVTRSRSVLVSQFSSHLPALKDSAIPVTTKQSHLGHVSSDKMMSLSGDVMPQYRQEAPKTPPHILLHYCAFKAIWDWIILCLTFYTAIMVPYNVAFKNKTSEDVFLLVVDTIVDVIFFIDIVLNFHTTFVGAGGEVVSDPKVIRMNYLKSWFIIDLLSCLPYDVFNAFDHDEDGIGSLFSALKVVRLLRLGRVVRKLDRYLEYGAAMLILLLCFYMLVAHWLACIWYSIGRSDADAGVQYSWLWKLANVTQSPYSYLWTNASTAPELVAGPSRRTMYVTALYFTMTCMTSVGFGNVAAETDNEKIFTICMMIIAALLYATIFGHVTTIIQQMTSATAKYHDMLNNVREFMKLHEVPKALSERVMDYVVSTWAMTKGLDTDKVLNYCPKDMKADICVHLNRKVFNEHPAFRLASDGCLRALAMHFTMSHSAPGDLLYHTGESIDSLCFIVTGSLEVIQDDEVVAILGKGDVFGDSFWKDNAVGQSAANVRALTYCDLHTIKRDKLLEVLDFYQAFANSFARNLILTYNLRHRLIFRKVADVRREKELAEKRKNEPQLDQSQDHLVRKIFSRFKTEGEPQITMSGRASNRSNQDSDEELTVSVLPPWPSFRFRRERHAADVEKGDGKDEKAETGSQIRKVSSSNEETGSGRARPSKWGRLLGSSSLDSGSDGGGGGPEPFKRSLSARDSRPGSSAGTNKVFPKLGKLGGTIEEVAESAAGKDAPIQSQTLALQDSKQLQLRKLESYDGGLITQPSHEREILAAVLEVKVDLKLEVQRVNQRLAKIEDMLQTLMTRLPAPSPPPATTATGTGASPPASSPQLLASPPRANLSAMVAAMSGGSAGSSQPGSAVQSPVATSLPALLVQAAAAQSAAGSCVSSPTGQEPGSSASGKLGSSPSGTQTSTRERNWVLIRNWVRAGIYKPKCKTYWFLSDPPASATDRLLPKDQSPSPSSSCQAPPGVSSSSSSSTHHHHHHHHQSSSSTTGERSREASRELLERLGQASGSSSTTAADASSSTATTTGGALGPLILRKRRSKSRNKGAAPLAPLASQPISPSEPTESTQMLPPEPSDAGSEEQPQQQQRKRPAPRPSRDYL from the exons ccgacagcagtttTCTATTGGCGAACGCTCAGATCGTCGACTTTCCAATCGTCTACTGCAACGAGAGCTTCTGCAAGATATCTGGCTACAATCGGGCTGAG GTAATGCAAAAATCATGTCGCTGCAGCTTCATGTACGGCGAGCTCACCGACAAAGAGACCATTACGCGGATCGAGGAGTGCCTCGAGGGACAGATCTGCGACCAATTCGAGATTTTGCTTTACAAAAAGAACA gTACCCCACGAG AGACGCCGCTATGGCTGCTGCTACAGATCGCCCCGATCAAGAACGAGCGGGACCTGGTGGTCCTGTTCCTCTTGACGTTTCGCGACATAACCGCCTTGAAGCAGCCCATCGAGACGGACGACACGAAAGGTGGCCTGTCCAAGTTCGCCAAACTCGCAAGATCCGTCACCAGGTCCAGGTCCGTCCTCGTATCGCAATTCAGCTCGCACCTGCCCGCGCTCAAGGACTCGGCCATACCCGTCACCACCAAACAGTCCCATCTGGGTCATGTGAGTTCGGACAAA ATGATGTCCTTAAGCGGGGACGTGATGCCGCAGTACAGACAAGAGGCGCCCAAGACCCCGCCGCACATCCTCCTGCACTACTGCGCCTTCAAAGCCATCTGGGACTGGATAATCCTCTGCCTCACCTTCTACACGGCGATAATGGTGCCGTACAACGTCGCCTTCAAGAACAAGACCAGCGAGGACGTCTTTCTCCTCGTGGTCGACACCATCGTCGACGTAATCTTCTTCATCGACATCGTCCTCAACTTCCACACGACTTTCGTCGGCGCCGGCGGAGAAGTCGTCTCTGATCCTAAG GTGATAAGAATGAACTACCTAAAGTCCTGGTTTATAATTGACCTGCTAAGCTGCCTGCCCTACGATGTGTTCAACGCCTTCGACCACGACGAGGACGGGATCGGGAGTCTGTTCTCAGCCCTCAAGGTCGTGAGGCTATTAAGGCTCGGCAGAGTCGTTCGCAAGCTCGACAGATACCTCGAGTACGGCGCGGCGATGCTGATACTCCTTTTGTGCTTCTATATGCTCGTCGCCCATTGGCTCGCCTGTATTTG GTACTCGATAGGCCGATCGGATGCAGACGCTGGCGTCCAGTACTCGTGGCTGTGGAAGCTCGCGAACGTGACGCAGTCGCCTTACAGCTATCTATGGACGAACGCGAGCACGGCGCCGGAGCTCGTGGCCGGACCCTCGAGGCGTACCATGTACGTGACCGCGCTATACTTCACCATGACCTGCATGACGTCCGTCGGATTTGGCAACGTCGCTGCCGAGACCGACAACGAGAAGATCTTCACCATCTGCATGATGATCATCGCCG CCCTGTTATACGCAACGATATTCGGTCACGTGACGACGATCATCCAGCAGATGACGTCGGCCACGGCGAAGTACCACGACATGCTGAACAACGTGCGGGAATTCATGAAGCTGCACGAGGTGCCGAAGGCACTGAGCGAACGAGTCATGGATTACGTAGTCAGTACGTGGGCAATGACGAAGGGCCTCGACACCGACAAGGTACTAAATTACTGTCCGAAAGACATGAAAGCCGACATATGCGTACATCTCAATCGGAAAGTCTTCAACGAACATCCTGCCTTCAG ACTGGCTTCGGACGGCTGTTTGCGAGCGCTGGCGATGCACTTCACGATGTCGCACAGCGCACCGGGTGACCTGCTCTATCACACGGGTGAGTCGATAGACTCGCTCTGTTTCATCGTGACGGGCAGCCTCGAGGTCATCCAGGACGACGAGGTCGTCGCGATCCTGGGCAAAGGCGACGTTTTCGGAGACAGCTTTTGGAAGGACAACGCGGTCGGACAGAGCGCGGCTAACGTGCGCGCTCTGACCTACTGCGACCTGCACACCATCAAGCGCGACAAGCTCCTCGAGGTCCTTGACTTTTATCAGGCCTTCGCCAACTCGTTCGCTCGCAATCTCATACTCACCTATAATCTTCGACACAGG CTGATCTTCCGAAAAGTTGCCGACGTTCGCAGGGAAAAGGAATTGGCCGAGAAGCGGAAAAACGAGCCGCAATTGGATCAATCGCAGGACCATCTGGTTCGAAAGATCTTCTCGAG GTTCAAGACCGAGGGGGAGCCGCAGATCACGATGTCAGGCCGGGCAAGCAATCGCTCGAACCAGGACTCGGACGAGGAGCTCACCGTCTCTGTACTGCCGCCCTGGCCGAGCTTTAG GTTCAGGCGAGAGAGACATGCGGCGGACGTGGAGAAGGGCGACGGCAAAGACGAAAAAGCTGAGACCGGCTCGCAAATCAGGAAGGTCTCCTCCTCGAACGAGGAGACCGGTTCCGGACGCGCAAGGCCAAGCAAGTGGGGTCGGTTGCTCG GGAGCTCGAGCCTGGATTCCGGCAGCgacggtggtggtggtggtccCGAACCGTTCAAGCGTTCGCTGAGCGCAAGGGACTCGCGACCGGGCTCGAGCGCCGGCACGAACAAGGTCTTCCCAAAACTGGGCAAACTCGGCGGTACGATCGAGGAGGTCGCGGAATCCGCCGCCGGTAAAGACGCGCCCATCCAGAGCCAGACCCTGGCGCTTCAAGACTCGAAACAGCTGCAGCTGAGGAAGCTCGAGAGCTACGACGGCGGTCTCATTACGCAGCCCAGCCACGAGCGCGAGATACTCGCGGCTGTGCTCGAG gTGAAGGTCGATCTAAAGCTGGAGGTTCAGCGGGTGAACCAGCGCCTGGCGAAGATCGAGGACATGCTGCAGACGTTAATGACGCGGTTGCCGGCCCCGAGTCCGCCACCGGCAACGACGGCAACGGGGACAGGCGCCTCGCCGCCGGCGAGTTCGCCTCAGCTGTTGGCATCGCCGCCACGGGCAAACCTGAGCGCGATGGTCGCGGCGATGTCAGGTGGCAGCGCCGGCAGCAGTCAGCCGGGCAGCGCCGTCCAGAGTCCCGTAGCCACGAGTTTGCCGGCGCTGCTCGTACAGGCTGCGGCGGCCCAGTCGGCGGCGGGAAGCTGCGTCTCATCGCCCACCGGACAGGAACCTGGCTCCTCTGCCTCGGGGAAGCTTGGCTCCTCGCCCAGTGGGACACAGACCAGCACCAGGGAGAG GAATTGGGTCCTAATCAGGAACTGGGTCCGTGCTGGTATATACAAACCAAAATG TAAAACCTACTGGTTTCTCAGCGATCCACCGGCCTCGGCGACGGATCGTCTGCTGCCGAAGGATCAGTCTCCGTCGCCCAGCTCCTCCTGCCAGGCACCGCCAGGTgtctcgtcctcgtcgtcctcgtcgacgcatcaccaccaccatcaccatcaccaatcgtcgtcgtcgacgacgGGCGAGAGATCGCGCGAGGCCAGCCGCGAACTGTTAGAGCGACTGGGCCAGGCCTCGGGCTCCTCATCGACCACAGCAGCCgacgcgtcgtcgtcgactgCGACGACGACAGGTGGCGCCCTCGGGCCGCTGATACTGCGCAAGCGCAGAAGCAAATCGCGGAACAAGGGGGCGGCGCCACTGGCGCCTCTGGCCTCGCAACCCATCAGCCCGTCCGAGCCTACGGAGAGCACGCAAATGCTGCCCCCGGAGCCCAGCGACGCCGGATCCGAggagcagccgcagcagcagcagaggaaGAGGCCCGCGCCGAGGCCCAGCCGTGACTACTTGTGA